From the genome of Topomyia yanbarensis strain Yona2022 unplaced genomic scaffold, ASM3024719v1 HiC_scaffold_12, whole genome shotgun sequence, one region includes:
- the LOC131694639 gene encoding histone H4-like, whose translation MTGRGKGGKGLGKGGAKRHRKVLRDNIQGITKPAIRRLARRGGVKRISGLIYEETRGVLKIFLENVIRDAVTYTEHAKRKTVTAMDVVYALKRQGRTLYGFGG comes from the coding sequence ATGACTGGCCGTGGCAAAGGAGGCAAAGGGCTCGGCAAGGGAGGCGCTAAGCGGCACCGCAAGGTGCTTCGTGACAATATCCAGGGCATCACCAAACCCGCCATTCGTCGTCTGGCTCGACGTGGAGGAGTGAAGCGAATCTCCGGTTTGATATACGAGGAAACCCGTGGTGTGCTGAAGATTTTTCTGGAAAACGTTATCCGGGACGCTGTGACGTACACTGAACATGCCAAACGGAAGACCGTCACTGCGATGGATGTCGTCTATGCGCTTAAACGCCAGGGACGCACATTGTacggttttggtggttaa
- the LOC131694633 gene encoding histone H3, translating to MARTKQTARKSTGGKAPRKQLATKAARKSAPATGGVKKPHRYRPGTVALREIRRYQKSTELLIRKLPFQRLVREIAQDFKTDLRFQSSAVMALQEASEAYLVGLFEDTNLCAIHAKRVTIMPKDIQLARRIRGERA from the coding sequence ATGGCCCGTACGAAACAGACCGCCCGCAAGTCCACCGGAGGGAAAGCTCCCCGCAaacagttggcaacgaaggctgcccgtaaaagtgccccagctacgggtggcgttaagaagccccatcgctacagaccaggaactgtcgcgctgcgagaaattcgtcgctatcagaagtcgacagagctactaatccgcaagctgcccttccagcgtctggttcgtgagatcgcgcaggacttcaaaaccgatctgcgcttccagagctcagccgtcatggcccttcaagaagccagcgaggcttacctggttggtttgttcgaggataccaatctgtgcgctatccatgccaagcgagtgaccatcatgccgaaagacatccaactggctcgccggatccgtggggagcgggcctaa
- the LOC131694691 gene encoding histone H2A-like encodes MSARGKGGKVKGKPKSRSVRAGLQFPVGRIHRLLRKGNYAERVGAGAPVYLAAVMEYLAAEVLELAGNAARDNKKTRIIPRHLQLAIRNDEELNKLLSGVTIAQGGVLPNIQAVLLPKKTEKRASAAT; translated from the coding sequence ATGTCTGCACGCGGTAAAGGAGGAAAAGTGAAGGGAAAGCCAAAATCCCGCTCAGTTCGTGCCGGTCTCCAGTTCCCTGTTGGCCGAATTCACCGTCTGCTGAGGAAGGGAAATTATGCTGAACGTGTCGGTGCCGGAGCACCCGTCTACTTGGCAGCTGTAATGGAATATCTTGCCGCCGAAGTACTGGAGCTGGCAGGAAACGCTGCCCGCGATAACAAAAAGACCAGAATCATCCCCCGTCAtctgcagctggccattcgaaatgacgaagagctgaacaaactgctctccggtgTGACCATTGCCCAGGGTGGCGTGTTGCCTAACATACAGGCCGTACTGCTGCCGAAGAAGACTGAAAAGAGGGCCTCCGCAGCAACTTAA
- the LOC131694692 gene encoding histone H2B-like, with product MAPKASGKAVKKSGGGGGKAQKNIATKAGGGEKKKRKQRRKESYAIYIYKVLKQVHPDTGVSSKAMSIMNSFVNDIFERIANEASRLAHYNRRSTITSREVQTAVRLLLPGELAKHAVSEGTKAVTKYTSSK from the coding sequence ATGGCACCGAAAGCCAGCGGAAAGGCTGTGAAAAAAtccggcggcggcggtggcaaggcacagaagaacatcgccacaaaagcaggaggaggagagaagaagaagcgaaagcaacgccgcaaggaaagctacgctatctacatctacaaggtgCTGAAGCAGGTCCATCCGGACACCGGTGTCTCGTCGAAGGCGATGAGCATCATGAATAGCTTCGTGAACGACATCTTCGAGCGTATTGCTAACGAAGCATCTCGTCTGGCCCATTACAACCGACGGTCGACGATCACCTCCCGCGAGGTACAGACCGCCGTTCGTTTGCTGTTACCGGGCGAGCTGGCCAAACATGCCGTATCGGAAGGTACCAAGGCCGTTACCAAGTATACCAGCTCGAAGTAA
- the LOC131694693 gene encoding histone H1A, sperm-like — MAETAIDVAATAPAVVASPPAAKAPPKQAAKASKSDAKKPKKSSTHPPVSEMVLAAIRTLKERSGSSLQAIKKYIAVNYMCDVARLAPFIRKALKTGVEKGNITQTKGTGASGSFKVTVEAKKPAGDKKPPSGAAKKPKKSATKSGEKKNPPAGGGEKTSKPKAAIAAAKKSATKKAKAAAPAKAVTAATKQKATKPSKLEQHTRIQLARRLAR, encoded by the exons ATGGCTGAAACTGCTATCGACGTTGCTGCCACGGCCCCTGCCGTCGTCGCCTCTCCGCCAGCTGCCAAAGCACCACCGAAGCAGGCGGCCAAGGCTAGCAAGAGTGACGCCAAGAaaccgaaaaaatcttcaacccaTCCACCAGTGAGTGAGATGGTTCTGGCTGCCATCCGGACCCTGAAGGAACGGAGCGGATCATCACTGCAGGCGATCAAAAAGTACATCGCCGTCAACTACATGTGTGACGTCGCCAGGCTGGCTCCGTTTATCCGGAAGGCTTTGAAAACGGGTGTCGAGAAGGGAAACATCACCCAGACCAAGGGTACCGGTGCTTCCGGATCGTTTAAGGTGACGGTCGAAGCAAAGAAACCGGCTGGCGATAAGAAACCACCATCGGGTGCAGCGAAAAAACCGAAGAAATCGGCTACTAAATCCGGGGAGAAGAAAAATCCGCCGGCTGGTGGTGGTGAGAAGACCAGCAAGCCCAAGGCGGCGATCGCGGCCGCTAAGAAATCGGCTACGAAGAAAGCGAAAGCTGCTGCCCCTGCAAAGGCGGTAACGGCTGCCACTAAACAGAAAGCCACCAaaccatcgaag CTTGAGCAGCACACCCGCATTCAACTGGCCCGCCGATTGGCAAGATAA
- the LOC131694710 gene encoding histone H4-like — protein MTGRGKGLGKGAKRHRKVLRDNIQGITKPAIRRLARRGGVKRISGLIYEETRGVLKIFLENVIRDAVTYTEHAKRKTVTAMDVVYALKRQGRTLYGFGG, from the coding sequence ATGACTGGCCGTGGCAAAGGGCTCGGCAAGGGCGCTAAGCGGCACCGCAAGGTGCTTCGTGACAATATCCAGGGCATCACCAAACCCGCCATTCGTCGTCTGGCTCGACGTGGAGGAGTGAAGCGAATCTCCGGTTTGATATACGAGGAAACCCGTGGTGTGCTGAAGATTTTTCTGGAAAACGTTATCCGGGACGCTGTGACGTACACTGAACATGCCAAACGGAAGACCGTCACTGCGATGGATGTCGTCTATGCGCTTAAACGCCAGGGACGCACATTGTacggttttggtggttaa